The genomic region CCCAAGGCCGTGCCATCTTCTGGCTACACGGCACCCCCGGTGCCCGCCGTCAGATTCCGATGGAGGCTCGCGTGTACGCCGAGAAGGCGAACATCAGGCTCATCGGGATCGACCGGCCGGGCATCGGGTCGTCGACACCGCACCGCTATGACACCGTCGTCGCCTTCGCCGATGACCTGCGCACGATTGCCGACACCTTGGGCATCGACAAGATGGTTGTCGTCGGCCTGTCCGGCGGCGGGCCGTACAGCCTGGCGTGCGCGGCGGCGCTGGCGGATCGGGTCGTGGCGGCCGGCGTCATCGGCGGTGTGGCACCGACGGTCGGGTCGGATGCCATCACCGGTGGGCTGATGGGCAACCTCGGCATGCGCGTCGCGCCGCTGCTGCAGCTCGCGGGAACGCCGATCGGGCTGGTCGCGTCGGCGCTCATCCGGCTCATCAAGCCGGTCGCCTCTCCGGCGGCCGACCTGTACGGCCGGGTGTCACCGGAGGCCGACCGCCGGCTGCTGGCCCGCCCGGAGATCAAGGCGATGTTCCTCGACGACCTGCTCAACGGCAGCCGCAAACAGTTGGCGGCGCCGTTCAACGACATCGTCGTGTTCGCCCGCGACTGGGGTTTCCGGCTCGACGAGATCACGGTGCCGGTCCGCTGGTGGCACGGCGACGCCGACCACATCGTGCCCTACGCCCACGGCCAGCATGTCGTGGCGAAGCTGGCCGACGCCGAGCTGTACCCGATGCCGGGCGAGAGTCATCTCGCCGGGCTGGGCCGCGCGGAGGAGATCCTGCAGACGATGCTCAAGGTCTGGGACGAGTACGACGGGGCCGCGGCGAAATAGGGTTCCGGTACATTCCAGCCGCCGAAACCAGGTCGGAACTCTGATCTCGCGCTAGGCCCGATGACCCGGCTCGTCAGCGCTTCAGCCAGCCGGCAACGGTGCTCAGGTCGCGGCTGTAGGCCATCAGGGTGTCGTCGTGGTACAGCGCTCCCCCGCTGATCGCGTCGGATCCACGCCAGACCACGTGCACCCGCACGGGAGTGCGCGTGTAGTAGTCGGTGCGGTCGGCGTCTCTGCGGTGCCAGCCGGCCTCTACGGCGCGTTCGGACAGCTCTTCGCGCGCGTTTGCCGTCATCACGTGTTCCTCCTGTGTCGCACGGGTACGTTATCGGATCGGGGTTGCGCCGGTGCGGGAGGGATCGTGAGCGTTCGGCAGGCCGCGACGGTGGGTGTCGAGGAGGAGTTCTTCCTCGTCGACCCGGTGCACCGCACCCCGCAACCACGCAGCGGCGAGGTCATCGGCCGCATTCCCGGTGAGGTCGCCGACCTGGTGTCCGGCGAGTTCA from Mycobacterium sp. IDR2000157661 harbors:
- a CDS encoding alpha/beta fold hydrolase, with the protein product MVVAIARPKLEGNVAVGEDRQIGFAEFGDPQGRAIFWLHGTPGARRQIPMEARVYAEKANIRLIGIDRPGIGSSTPHRYDTVVAFADDLRTIADTLGIDKMVVVGLSGGGPYSLACAAALADRVVAAGVIGGVAPTVGSDAITGGLMGNLGMRVAPLLQLAGTPIGLVASALIRLIKPVASPAADLYGRVSPEADRRLLARPEIKAMFLDDLLNGSRKQLAAPFNDIVVFARDWGFRLDEITVPVRWWHGDADHIVPYAHGQHVVAKLADAELYPMPGESHLAGLGRAEEILQTMLKVWDEYDGAAAK